One segment of Pseudomonas sp. FP2196 DNA contains the following:
- a CDS encoding alpha-E domain-containing protein, whose product MLSRTASDLYWMSRYLERAENLARMLDISYSLSLMPQDGRGDGLHELAMPLLITGTLDDYLERHGALHAERLLHFFALDAANPASIYSCLGAARASAHAVRGRITADMWENINATWLEIRGIAEQGLSRYGMSRFCEWIKERSHLFRGASYGTIMRNDAFRFIRLGTFIERADNTLRLLDARYEMAGDQAEAVSDGTAHAYYQWSALLRALSSFEAYTEIYRDAPGARHVAELLLLRADVPRSLRACTEEIDQILAQLPGANGRPAQRLAAEMDARLRYTGINEILEEGLHAWLTEFIPLVRQLGNAIHSSYLEAA is encoded by the coding sequence ATGTTAAGTAGAACTGCCTCGGATCTGTATTGGATGTCGCGTTACCTGGAGCGGGCGGAAAACCTCGCACGGATGCTCGACATCAGTTATTCGCTGTCGCTGATGCCGCAGGACGGGCGCGGTGACGGTTTGCACGAACTGGCCATGCCGCTGCTGATTACCGGCACCCTGGATGATTACCTCGAGCGTCACGGCGCTTTGCATGCCGAACGCCTGCTGCATTTCTTCGCGCTCGATGCCGCCAATCCGGCGAGCATCTATAGCTGTCTCGGCGCGGCGCGGGCCAGTGCGCACGCGGTGCGCGGGCGCATCACCGCAGACATGTGGGAAAACATCAACGCCACCTGGCTGGAAATTCGCGGGATCGCCGAACAGGGCCTGAGCCGCTATGGCATGAGCCGTTTCTGTGAATGGATCAAGGAGCGTTCGCACCTGTTCCGTGGCGCGTCCTACGGCACGATCATGCGTAACGATGCGTTTCGCTTCATTCGGCTGGGGACGTTCATCGAGCGCGCCGACAACACTTTGCGACTGCTCGACGCGCGTTACGAGATGGCCGGCGATCAGGCCGAAGCCGTCAGTGACGGGACGGCCCACGCGTATTACCAGTGGAGTGCGTTGCTGCGAGCGTTGTCGTCGTTCGAGGCCTACACCGAAATCTATCGCGATGCGCCCGGCGCCCGACATGTCGCCGAGTTGCTGCTGTTGCGCGCCGATGTACCGCGCTCGCTACGCGCCTGCACCGAGGAGATCGACCAGATCCTTGCCCAGTTGCCAGGCGCCAACGGTCGTCCCGCGCAACGTCTGGCGGCAGAAATGGACGCACGCCTGCGCTACACCGGCATCAACGAAATTCTCGAGGAAGGCCTGCACGCCTGGCTGACCGAGTTCATCCCATTGGTGCGCCAGTTGGGCAACGCCATTCACAGTTCCTACCTGGAGGCTGCATGA